The following are from one region of the Thiocapsa rosea genome:
- the pglZ gene encoding BREX-1 system phosphatase PglZ type A has protein sequence MTLENRIAQALSRLFEKHRIVFWYDAKSELRADFEAVALEGVDKVEIANNEFGIKHRILREQPEDKFLLYRDGPQPEDLDNWLLDVQLAHGEFRTDQVAIWLAELDLGLEFADVVQQQVEFFHAAKRKDALKKLLKPDDTAGLIRLKMIAVCAGAEPRMDTILESLLQELADGSDERFSLIERCDLEGFFWAQLTRYYGYESSEPSIRDFVIELFKSCFAMSTDGQVRLNADALVFLKRWKDSRQYEESFEKLSEECAGVLGIEADLGKRDFRDLIEVDYFELIDRKILSDLVKAVVGRTVSAGDVALWVRQRRQGHWYAGYRDLYEAIEDAAGFMQLLGEATLEMESLADGVQRYCRSWYQLDQRYRKFVFHLRKSGQSSLLEALAQQIENLYSTAYLLKVNDRWQAQVDTASSWSIPSLQLQRRFFEHWVRPFLNKGVKVCVVISDAMRYEIGDELLTLIRQEDRYSAELEPALAMLPSYTQLGMAALLPNRELAIGDNETASVLVDGLSSQGTANRDKILKLALDGSGSAVTAERFMAMNREDSRELLKTNSVLYIYHNRIDHTGDKMHSEGQAFEAAEQALDDLLRLVKKLTAANASNILVTADHGFIYQHRPIEESDFSATEAEGDSIGYRDRRFVIGKGLKQKPGLRHFTSRELGLSGDLEIQLPKSINRLRLKGSGSRFVHGGASLQEVIIPVLKVNKKRQSDVTNVEVEILRGSSSVITSGQLAVVLYQAQPVTDKVQSRVLRAGLYTEAGELISDSHELIFDLTSDNPRERELQVRFVLSRAADDANGKEVVLRFEEKHAGTTHYKEYKSVRYVMRRSFTSDFDF, from the coding sequence GTGACGTTGGAAAACCGCATCGCCCAAGCGCTGAGCAGACTGTTCGAGAAGCACCGGATCGTCTTCTGGTACGACGCCAAAAGCGAGCTGCGTGCCGATTTCGAGGCCGTAGCACTGGAGGGCGTGGATAAGGTCGAGATCGCAAACAACGAGTTCGGGATCAAGCACCGAATTCTACGCGAGCAGCCGGAGGACAAGTTCCTGCTGTATCGCGACGGGCCTCAGCCGGAGGATCTGGACAACTGGCTGCTCGACGTGCAGTTGGCCCATGGGGAGTTCCGAACCGACCAAGTCGCCATCTGGTTGGCGGAACTGGATCTGGGGCTGGAATTCGCCGATGTCGTTCAACAGCAAGTGGAATTCTTCCACGCGGCTAAGCGCAAGGACGCGCTGAAGAAGCTGCTCAAGCCCGACGATACGGCCGGTTTGATTCGGCTGAAGATGATCGCGGTTTGCGCGGGTGCCGAGCCCAGGATGGACACGATCCTGGAGAGCCTGCTGCAGGAGCTGGCGGACGGTAGCGACGAACGGTTTTCGCTGATTGAGCGCTGTGACCTCGAAGGGTTTTTCTGGGCGCAGTTGACGCGTTACTACGGTTACGAGTCATCCGAGCCGAGCATCCGTGACTTTGTGATCGAACTGTTCAAGTCCTGCTTTGCCATGAGCACGGACGGGCAGGTAAGGCTCAATGCAGACGCGTTGGTCTTCCTCAAGCGCTGGAAGGACAGTCGCCAGTACGAGGAGAGCTTCGAGAAGCTCTCGGAAGAGTGTGCGGGTGTCTTGGGCATCGAAGCGGATCTTGGCAAGCGTGATTTTCGGGATCTGATCGAGGTCGATTACTTTGAGCTGATCGACCGGAAGATCCTCAGTGATCTGGTAAAGGCGGTGGTCGGCCGTACCGTCAGTGCCGGTGACGTGGCCTTGTGGGTACGCCAGCGCAGGCAGGGACACTGGTACGCTGGATATCGCGACCTCTATGAAGCGATCGAAGACGCCGCCGGCTTCATGCAGTTGCTGGGCGAGGCGACCCTGGAAATGGAGAGCCTGGCCGATGGCGTGCAGCGGTACTGCCGGTCCTGGTACCAACTGGACCAGCGCTATCGCAAGTTCGTTTTCCATTTGCGCAAGTCGGGACAATCCTCGCTGCTGGAAGCGCTTGCCCAGCAGATCGAGAATCTGTACTCGACGGCCTATCTGCTTAAGGTCAACGATCGCTGGCAGGCACAGGTTGATACAGCCTCAAGCTGGAGTATCCCCTCGCTCCAGCTGCAGCGGCGTTTCTTCGAACACTGGGTACGCCCGTTCCTGAACAAGGGGGTCAAGGTCTGCGTCGTGATCTCCGATGCGATGCGTTACGAAATCGGCGACGAGTTGCTGACCCTGATCCGCCAGGAGGACCGCTACAGCGCCGAACTCGAGCCTGCCTTGGCGATGCTGCCGAGTTACACGCAACTGGGCATGGCCGCTCTGCTGCCCAATCGTGAGCTGGCGATCGGGGACAACGAGACGGCCAGTGTGCTGGTCGATGGCCTGAGTTCCCAGGGGACGGCGAATCGGGACAAGATCCTCAAGCTGGCGCTGGATGGGTCGGGTTCAGCGGTGACAGCAGAACGCTTTATGGCGATGAATCGCGAGGATAGCCGCGAACTGCTCAAGACCAACAGCGTGCTGTACATCTACCATAACCGCATCGACCACACTGGCGACAAGATGCACTCCGAGGGCCAGGCATTCGAGGCGGCGGAGCAGGCGCTCGACGATCTACTGCGCCTGGTCAAGAAGCTGACGGCAGCCAATGCGTCCAACATCCTGGTCACCGCCGATCACGGCTTCATCTACCAGCACCGGCCGATCGAGGAGAGTGACTTCTCGGCCACAGAGGCAGAAGGCGACAGTATCGGCTACCGGGACCGCCGCTTTGTCATCGGCAAGGGATTGAAGCAGAAGCCCGGCCTGCGCCACTTCACCTCGCGGGAACTCGGACTCAGCGGGGATCTGGAAATCCAACTGCCCAAGTCCATCAACCGCCTGCGCCTGAAGGGGTCCGGCAGCCGCTTTGTGCACGGCGGCGCCTCACTGCAGGAGGTGATCATTCCGGTGCTGAAGGTGAACAAAAAGCGCCAGAGCGACGTGACCAACGTCGAGGTGGAAATCCTGCGGGGTTCCAGTTCCGTGATTACGTCCGGGCAGCTCGCCGTCGTGCTCTACCAAGCCCAGCCGGTCACCGACAAGGTGCAGTCGAGGGTGCTTCGTGCAGGGCTCTACACCGAAGCCGGTGAGCTGATCTCGGATAGCCATGAACTGATCTTCGATCTGACGTCGGATAACCCACGCGAAAGGGAGCTACAGGTGCGTTTCGTGCTGTCGCGTGCCGCTGACGACGCCAATGGCAAAGAGGTGGTGTTGAGGTTCGAGGAGAAGCACGCGGGCACAACGCATTACAAAGAGTACAAGTCGGTGCGCTACGTGATGCGCCGGTCGTTCACCAGCGACTTTGATTTTTAA